A region from the Acidimicrobiales bacterium genome encodes:
- a CDS encoding DUF512 domain-containing protein, whose protein sequence is MSSPRVVAVEPGSPAALAGIRAGDEIRAIDGEVPRDVIRWQILTDEPEVHLSIERDDARVETVVHKADGEPLGIEVHAAVFDKVQTCDNHCEFCFIHQLPKGMRRSLYLKDDDYRLSFLYGNFTTLTRFTELDLERVITERLSPLHVSIHATDPEIRADILRNRRGAVSLRWLRALLDAGIEVHGQVVVCPGLNDGDVLDDTLAGVLERFPELATVCVVPLGVSQFNTQERMRPHTLAEAQRVVDVVDGWQETFLAALGRRVVFAADEYYLLAERPFPAAEIYGDFPMHEDGIGMARTLEAEFHDPTAEPTGTQAGFFAWVDGAPADGYRAPRTDSPATAVAAAGSGPVALVPVSLTPRPNAPVGILTGTLGAPILAPLVAEIGRDDVRVIPVPNDYFGGNIGVSGLMVGEDIARVLAAEPEGHRYVLPDVCLSRGVFLDGTRPEDLPRPVEVIATDGAALRRALEGVR, encoded by the coding sequence ATGTCGTCGCCCCGAGTCGTTGCGGTCGAGCCGGGTTCGCCGGCTGCCCTCGCGGGTATCCGCGCGGGCGACGAGATCCGGGCGATCGACGGCGAAGTGCCGCGCGACGTCATCCGTTGGCAGATCCTCACCGACGAACCCGAGGTGCATCTCTCCATCGAGCGCGACGATGCCCGGGTGGAGACGGTGGTGCACAAGGCCGACGGCGAACCGTTGGGAATCGAGGTGCACGCCGCGGTCTTCGACAAGGTGCAGACCTGCGACAACCATTGTGAGTTCTGCTTCATCCATCAGCTCCCCAAGGGCATGCGACGGTCGCTCTACCTGAAGGACGACGACTATCGCCTGTCCTTCCTCTACGGGAACTTCACCACGCTCACGCGGTTCACGGAGCTCGATCTCGAGCGGGTCATCACCGAGCGGCTGTCGCCGCTGCACGTGTCGATTCATGCCACCGACCCCGAGATCCGCGCCGACATCCTGCGCAACCGCCGCGGCGCCGTCTCGTTGCGGTGGCTTCGGGCCCTGCTCGACGCCGGGATCGAGGTCCACGGCCAGGTCGTGGTCTGCCCGGGCCTCAACGACGGCGACGTGCTCGACGACACCCTGGCCGGCGTCCTCGAACGCTTCCCCGAACTCGCCACCGTGTGCGTGGTGCCGCTCGGCGTCTCCCAGTTCAACACCCAGGAGCGCATGCGGCCCCACACGCTGGCCGAGGCCCAGCGCGTCGTCGATGTGGTCGACGGCTGGCAGGAGACCTTTCTCGCTGCCCTCGGCCGCCGCGTGGTGTTCGCGGCCGACGAGTACTACCTGCTCGCCGAGCGGCCGTTTCCGGCCGCCGAGATCTACGGCGACTTCCCGATGCACGAGGACGGCATCGGCATGGCCCGCACTCTCGAAGCCGAGTTCCACGACCCCACCGCCGAGCCGACCGGCACGCAGGCCGGATTCTTCGCCTGGGTCGACGGTGCTCCCGCCGACGGCTATCGAGCGCCTCGCACCGATTCGCCCGCCACGGCGGTCGCCGCAGCCGGGAGCGGTCCGGTCGCGTTGGTCCCGGTCTCGTTGACGCCTCGACCCAACGCGCCGGTCGGGATTCTCACCGGCACCCTGGGGGCGCCGATTCTGGCGCCGCTCGTGGCCGAGATCGGGCGCGACGACGTGCGGGTGATCCCCGTCCCCAACGACTACTTCGGCGGCAACATCGGGGTGAGCGGCCTGATGGTCGGCGAAGACATCGCCCGCGTCCTCGCCGCCGAGCCCGAAGGCCACCGCTACGTCTTGCCCGACGTCTGTCTGAGTCGAGGTGTCTTCCTCGACGGCACCCGCCCGGAGGACCTGCCGCGACCCGTCGAGGTCATTGCGACCGATGGCGCTGCCCTGCGCCGAGCCCTGGAGGGCGTCCGATGA
- the der gene encoding ribosome biogenesis GTPase Der translates to MKKPLVAIVGRPNVGKSTLVNRILGRREAIVEERPGVTRDRKEVECEWLGHEFRLLDTGGWMTDGDELDDKVTAQSERAMAEADVVMFVLDSTVGVTPDDVQVANLLRRSPIPVLVVGNKVDDVSHEAAIWELLGLGMGDPFPVSALHGKGTGDLLDALIALLPERTDESDEDDTLDADDEKMFSVSLVGRPNVGKSTLFNRLIGEERSVVHDRPGTTRDAIDTIVETEHGPIKFVDTAGMRRKSRIDEDTEYYSTVRALKAVDLSDVALLVIDATIGITHQDQRLAERVDGAGCPIVILLNKWELLGTEAREKIADDLERKLSFLADPPVLRISALTGKGVNRLWPALQTAVGEYRTRIPTREVNKVIRAAQAAQPAPHGARVLYATQGATDPPTFTLFANREVPSTYLRYLERSLREAFSLGSTPIKVRVRKRSD, encoded by the coding sequence ATGAAGAAGCCGTTGGTTGCGATCGTCGGACGGCCCAATGTCGGCAAGTCCACCCTGGTCAACCGCATCCTCGGGCGCCGCGAGGCGATCGTCGAGGAGCGACCGGGCGTCACCCGCGATCGCAAGGAAGTGGAGTGCGAATGGCTCGGTCACGAGTTCCGTCTGCTCGACACGGGCGGATGGATGACCGACGGCGATGAACTCGACGACAAGGTGACGGCGCAGAGCGAGCGGGCGATGGCCGAGGCCGACGTGGTGATGTTCGTGCTCGACTCGACGGTTGGGGTCACTCCCGACGACGTGCAGGTGGCCAATCTCCTGCGCCGCTCGCCGATTCCCGTTCTCGTGGTGGGCAACAAGGTCGACGACGTCAGTCACGAGGCGGCGATCTGGGAGCTGCTGGGGCTGGGAATGGGCGACCCGTTCCCGGTCAGCGCGTTGCACGGGAAGGGCACCGGCGACCTGCTCGACGCGCTCATCGCCCTGCTGCCCGAACGCACCGACGAGTCCGACGAGGACGACACGCTCGACGCCGACGACGAGAAGATGTTCTCGGTCAGCCTGGTCGGTCGCCCCAACGTCGGGAAGTCGACACTGTTCAACCGGCTCATCGGTGAGGAGCGCTCGGTCGTCCACGACCGGCCCGGCACCACCCGCGATGCGATCGACACGATCGTCGAGACCGAACACGGACCGATCAAGTTCGTCGACACCGCCGGCATGCGCCGCAAGTCCCGCATCGACGAGGACACCGAGTACTACTCCACCGTGCGCGCCCTGAAGGCCGTCGACCTCTCCGACGTGGCGCTGCTGGTGATCGATGCGACGATCGGTATCACCCACCAGGACCAACGTCTCGCCGAGCGGGTCGACGGTGCGGGCTGTCCGATCGTCATCCTGCTCAACAAGTGGGAACTCCTCGGCACCGAGGCCCGCGAGAAGATCGCCGACGATCTCGAACGCAAGCTGTCGTTCCTGGCCGATCCGCCGGTCCTGCGCATCAGCGCGCTGACCGGCAAGGGAGTGAATCGGCTCTGGCCGGCACTGCAGACGGCTGTGGGGGAGTACCGCACCCGCATTCCGACCCGCGAGGTGAACAAGGTGATCCGTGCCGCCCAGGCCGCCCAGCCGGCGCCCCACGGGGCGCGGGTTCTCTACGCCACGCAGGGCGCCACCGATCCGCCGACGTTCACGCTGTTCGCCAATCGGGAAGTCCCCTCCACCTACCTGCGCTATCTCGAGCGTTCGCTGCGCGAGGCGTTCTCGCTCGGATCGACACCGATAAAGGTGCGGGTCCGAAAGCGCAGCGACTGA
- a CDS encoding PP2C family protein-serine/threonine phosphatase: MTTIILGILALVASATAAVYAHSARLRVRLVSLVNSDPAMDIEAHSLAFASYRKEAHTSLFYGLLALAAATAAVVGGGGTGARPFGLMIVPAVAGLWWSRSSSREARMARNRFDLERRAGEALEQEQLAPKAWAARLAPEEVPDFSGFEIGRVYQAGSGLMAGDFFDVHRLSPTRVAAVIGDVAGHGIESSITAFQAKYLLRVFLRQFRDPAQAFEELNAQLAAGDRHEEFISAVVIVFDTEAGTLRYASAGHPAVFLFQEDGTLPLRSTGPLLMLDPKAGYFSREISMESGDLVVMYTDGLAEARAGGPLFGEERIIKTAERELNAPADVLCKALLDAAKDHAGGVIDDDTAIMAIRRD, encoded by the coding sequence ATGACCACCATCATTCTCGGCATTCTCGCCCTGGTCGCTTCGGCGACCGCCGCGGTCTACGCCCATTCGGCCCGATTGAGAGTGCGGCTCGTCTCGCTCGTGAACTCCGATCCGGCGATGGACATCGAGGCCCACTCGCTGGCGTTCGCCTCGTACCGCAAGGAGGCGCACACCTCGCTGTTCTACGGCCTGCTCGCGCTCGCGGCGGCGACGGCTGCGGTGGTGGGTGGCGGTGGCACCGGCGCCCGCCCGTTCGGTCTGATGATCGTGCCGGCCGTGGCCGGGCTCTGGTGGTCTCGCAGTTCGAGCCGCGAGGCGCGCATGGCCCGCAACCGGTTCGACCTCGAACGCCGAGCCGGCGAGGCGCTCGAACAGGAACAGCTGGCCCCCAAGGCGTGGGCCGCTCGTCTGGCGCCCGAAGAGGTGCCCGACTTCAGCGGCTTCGAGATCGGTCGCGTCTACCAGGCCGGCTCGGGTCTGATGGCGGGTGACTTCTTCGATGTCCATCGCCTGAGCCCCACCCGCGTCGCGGCGGTCATCGGCGACGTCGCGGGTCACGGCATCGAGTCCTCGATCACCGCTTTTCAGGCGAAATACCTGCTCAGGGTGTTCCTGCGGCAGTTCCGTGATCCCGCCCAGGCGTTCGAAGAGCTCAACGCCCAGCTCGCGGCCGGCGACCGCCACGAGGAGTTCATCTCGGCCGTGGTCATCGTCTTCGACACCGAAGCGGGCACCCTGCGGTACGCCTCGGCGGGTCACCCGGCGGTGTTCCTGTTCCAGGAGGACGGCACCCTGCCACTGCGCTCCACCGGCCCGCTGCTGATGCTCGACCCCAAGGCCGGCTACTTCTCGCGCGAGATCTCCATGGAGAGCGGCGACCTGGTGGTCATGTACACCGATGGCCTGGCCGAAGCCCGGGCCGGTGGCCCGCTCTTCGGTGAGGAGCGCATCATCAAGACCGCCGAACGTGAGCTCAACGCGCCGGCCGACGTGCTGTGCAAGGCACTGCTGGATGCGGCGAAGGACCACGCCGGAGGCGTGATCGACGACGACACCGCCATCATGGCGATCCGTCGCGACTGA
- a CDS encoding fructose bisphosphate aldolase — translation MNADMLQKIKNESGFIAALDQSGGSTPKALKLYGIEEDAYDGEEEMFDLIHAMRSRIVTSPSFNGDRVLGAILFEMTMDRDIDGVGTAEYLWNTKNVVPFLKVDKGLADEVDGVQVMKPMPDLDALCERAVGKGVFGTKMRSVINEADAAGVDAVVDQQFEVGKQILGHGLMPIIEPEVNINSSTKAEAEALLKAAILRNLDGLADDQQVMLKLTLPEADGFYADLIAHPKVLKVVALSGGYSRDESCARLGRQQGMIASFSRALTEGLSAQQSDDEFNSLLDGAVGSIAAASAT, via the coding sequence ATGAACGCGGACATGCTCCAGAAGATCAAGAACGAGAGCGGCTTCATCGCCGCCCTCGACCAGAGTGGTGGCAGCACTCCCAAGGCGCTGAAGCTCTACGGCATCGAGGAGGACGCCTACGACGGCGAGGAGGAGATGTTCGATCTCATCCACGCGATGCGGAGCCGCATCGTCACCAGCCCCAGCTTCAACGGCGACCGGGTGCTCGGCGCGATCCTTTTCGAGATGACCATGGACCGTGACATCGACGGTGTCGGCACCGCCGAGTACCTGTGGAACACCAAGAACGTCGTGCCGTTCCTGAAGGTCGACAAGGGCCTCGCCGACGAGGTCGACGGCGTGCAGGTCATGAAGCCGATGCCCGATCTCGACGCGCTGTGCGAGCGGGCCGTGGGCAAGGGCGTGTTCGGCACGAAGATGCGTTCGGTCATCAACGAGGCCGACGCCGCAGGCGTCGATGCGGTGGTCGACCAGCAGTTCGAGGTCGGCAAGCAGATCCTCGGTCACGGGCTGATGCCCATCATCGAGCCCGAGGTCAACATCAATTCCTCGACGAAGGCTGAGGCCGAGGCGTTGCTCAAGGCCGCCATTCTCCGCAATCTCGACGGTCTGGCCGACGACCAGCAGGTGATGCTGAAGCTCACGCTTCCCGAGGCCGACGGCTTCTACGCCGACCTGATCGCGCACCCCAAGGTGCTCAAGGTCGTGGCGCTGTCCGGCGGCTACTCACGCGACGAGTCCTGCGCCCGACTCGGTCGCCAGCAGGGCATGATCGCCAGCTTCTCGCGTGCCCTCACCGAGGGCCTCTCGGCCCAGCAGAGCGACGACGAGTTCAACTCGCTGCTCGACGGCGCGGTCGGCAGCATCGCCGCCGCGTCGGCCACCTGA
- a CDS encoding efflux RND transporter permease subunit, protein MPGSPPPERTRLVTRAALLATRRPRATLVVWAGLLLLGSYAYADGLDREGFPPVNIPVVVAEATYFVDDPARVDAEIAIPFEAAYADVEGVDQIRTFARDNGFVGVVEFDSSFSSRDGVAALTAVAEPVLPDVVDLTIEPVDATKFNDTYDIIVTIIGPDSASADTLQSQASRAADMLDGLDEVSLAEPLDLLTASVNPTTAEEEIRRTSFTRYAEQGDTSSTESIGVGLIRNDDADVDTLEFSDAVQQRLDDGVGLDEGFRAVIGAEFADDIRAQLGSLTSNLLVGLVAVALISLLLIGWRAAVLTAAFMATVMLTSLIGLLLIGYSLNTITLFGLILTLGLLVDDAIVVSESVDANRDIATNEDPREVGVIRAAVDRVGAASFAGTLSTLTVFAPMVFISGILGEFIRPIPVTVMLTLALSFLLSVTVIPTLGRVFILRGSRATGPVVRLQKRVARDLGRLAAYPAGHGWRGRVVWVGLVALAVAMIANSFGAAGRIGFNIFPPTKDSNALQISVDFDPGTTIDVARAIQADIDTIVLDVLGDDAERYQVVSGNARGSFAFVDLVPMSDRGETSPGYVDRIEQATAEVEGVRVVANPVDVGPPVDEFPFQVQIVFDEGQLAAAEALAMEVAEALPGSMIDKTTGDPTRFTTAFVASADQVWRTDGVPKLEVRAAFDTDDTTSNLTAAEDFVADRWPAADLEARGLDADALNFDFGLESDNQDDFASLGIALIFAIVLTLLFLVLQFRSLVQPLLVFLAVPFSFFGVFNLLERTDNSISFFVGVGFIALIGVAVNNTILLVDAANQARGRGGTPAEAIREAVERRFRPLVVTTATTVAGLLPLALSDPFWEALCFVLIGGLVSSTFLVLTAFPALYLAVETVRARVNPRVRRRFRRA, encoded by the coding sequence CGTACTTCGTGGACGATCCCGCTCGGGTCGACGCCGAGATCGCGATCCCGTTCGAGGCCGCCTACGCCGACGTGGAGGGGGTCGACCAGATTCGCACGTTCGCTCGCGACAACGGGTTCGTCGGCGTCGTGGAGTTCGACTCGTCATTCTCGTCGCGCGACGGGGTGGCCGCGCTCACCGCGGTGGCCGAGCCGGTCCTCCCGGACGTGGTCGATCTCACCATCGAGCCGGTCGACGCCACGAAGTTCAACGACACCTACGACATCATCGTCACGATCATCGGCCCCGACAGCGCCTCGGCGGACACGCTCCAGTCACAGGCCAGTCGGGCCGCCGACATGCTCGACGGTCTCGACGAGGTCTCGCTGGCCGAACCCCTGGACCTGCTGACCGCATCCGTCAACCCCACGACGGCCGAGGAGGAGATCCGGCGGACGTCGTTCACGCGCTACGCGGAACAGGGCGACACGTCGAGCACGGAATCGATCGGCGTCGGCCTGATCCGCAACGACGACGCCGACGTCGACACCCTCGAGTTCAGCGACGCCGTGCAGCAGCGACTCGACGACGGTGTGGGCCTCGACGAGGGCTTCAGAGCAGTGATCGGCGCGGAGTTCGCCGACGACATCCGGGCCCAACTCGGCTCACTCACGTCCAACCTCCTCGTCGGCCTCGTCGCAGTGGCCCTCATCAGCCTCCTGCTCATCGGCTGGCGTGCGGCCGTGCTGACGGCGGCGTTCATGGCCACCGTCATGCTCACGTCGCTCATCGGCCTCCTGCTCATCGGCTACTCGCTCAACACCATCACGCTGTTCGGGCTCATCCTGACGCTCGGGCTCCTCGTGGACGACGCCATCGTCGTCAGCGAATCCGTCGATGCCAATCGGGACATCGCGACCAACGAAGACCCCCGTGAGGTCGGGGTCATCCGCGCCGCGGTCGATCGCGTCGGGGCAGCCTCGTTCGCGGGCACGCTCAGCACCCTCACCGTCTTCGCACCGATGGTGTTCATCAGCGGCATCCTCGGCGAGTTCATCCGTCCGATCCCGGTCACCGTCATGCTCACCCTGGCGCTGTCGTTCCTGCTGTCGGTCACCGTCATCCCGACACTCGGTCGTGTCTTCATCCTGCGGGGCTCCAGGGCCACCGGGCCCGTCGTCCGCCTCCAGAAACGCGTGGCCCGCGATCTCGGTCGTCTCGCCGCCTATCCGGCCGGTCACGGCTGGCGGGGGCGCGTGGTGTGGGTGGGGCTCGTCGCCCTCGCCGTCGCCATGATCGCCAACTCCTTCGGTGCGGCCGGACGAATCGGATTCAACATCTTCCCTCCGACCAAGGACTCGAATGCGCTCCAGATCAGCGTCGACTTCGACCCCGGCACCACGATCGACGTCGCGCGAGCGATCCAGGCCGACATCGACACCATCGTGCTCGACGTACTCGGGGACGATGCCGAGCGCTACCAGGTCGTGAGCGGCAATGCTCGGGGCTCGTTCGCCTTCGTGGATCTCGTGCCGATGAGCGACCGCGGTGAGACCTCGCCCGGCTACGTCGACCGTATCGAGCAGGCCACCGCCGAGGTCGAGGGCGTTCGGGTCGTCGCGAATCCGGTCGACGTCGGACCGCCGGTCGACGAGTTCCCCTTCCAGGTCCAGATCGTCTTCGACGAAGGCCAGCTCGCGGCGGCCGAGGCCCTCGCCATGGAAGTGGCCGAGGCGTTGCCCGGGAGCATGATCGACAAGACCACGGGTGACCCGACCCGGTTCACCACCGCCTTCGTCGCCTCCGCCGACCAGGTGTGGCGGACCGACGGGGTTCCCAAGCTCGAGGTGCGGGCGGCATTCGACACCGACGACACCACCAGCAACCTCACCGCCGCCGAGGACTTCGTCGCCGATCGCTGGCCGGCGGCCGATCTCGAGGCCCGCGGCCTCGATGCCGATGCCCTGAACTTCGACTTCGGGCTGGAGTCCGACAACCAGGACGACTTCGCATCGCTGGGGATCGCCCTGATCTTCGCCATCGTTCTGACGCTGCTGTTCCTCGTGCTGCAGTTCCGTTCGCTGGTCCAGCCGCTGCTCGTGTTCCTCGCCGTGCCGTTCTCGTTCTTCGGCGTCTTCAACCTGCTCGAGCGCACCGACAACTCCATCAGCTTCTTCGTCGGGGTCGGGTTCATCGCCCTCATCGGCGTGGCGGTCAACAACACCATCCTGCTCGTCGACGCCGCGAATCAGGCCCGCGGGCGCGGCGGGACTCCGGCCGAAGCGATCCGTGAGGCCGTCGAACGGCGTTTCCGTCCACTCGTGGTCACGACTGCGACCACCGTGGCCGGGCTTCTTCCACTGGCCCTCAGCGACCCGTTCTGGGAAGCGCTCTGTTTCGTGTTGATCGGTGGCCTCGTGAGCTCGACGTTCCTCGTGCTCACGGCCTTCCCGGCGCTCTATCTGGCCGTCGAGACGGTCAGAGCCCGGGTCAACCCGCGAGTGCGGCGCCGCTTCCGACGGGCGTGA